The Thermoplasmata archaeon genome window below encodes:
- the dph2 gene encoding diphthamide biosynthesis enzyme Dph2 translates to MTAEAPPNASTRVRRFPTLGPGLFDALREDRPRRIALQVPAGLVRNAADLAEKIREETGIPVVLAGRACFGACDVPSRDEVPNADVSVVLGHAPIPNVALPMPTYFVEMREPAGDPERLVRTLEAAGIPRRLGIVASVQHLDLVEPLSEALTARGYVVRVGQGDRRLAYAAQALGCNYTGAEATAAEVDAFLFLGTGRFHPIGLAFAVDRPVWSLDPLQNTIESPIDRGALVRRRQLLVASVRNVDRWGILVSTFAGQNRTATALALQERARSRGRQAEILSFARIDPRDLEGRNVEAYVNTACPRIALDDSALYPKPLLTPPEFLMAIGELPLDPYRFDTYH, encoded by the coding sequence ATGACGGCCGAGGCGCCACCGAACGCCTCCACACGCGTGCGCCGGTTCCCTACGCTCGGCCCCGGGCTCTTCGACGCGCTCCGCGAGGATCGTCCCCGCCGCATCGCCCTGCAGGTGCCGGCGGGCCTCGTGCGCAACGCGGCCGATCTTGCCGAGAAGATCCGGGAGGAGACCGGGATCCCGGTGGTGCTCGCGGGTCGGGCCTGCTTCGGTGCATGTGACGTTCCGTCCCGAGATGAGGTGCCGAACGCGGACGTCTCCGTCGTGCTCGGGCACGCTCCGATCCCGAACGTCGCGCTTCCCATGCCCACCTACTTCGTCGAGATGCGGGAGCCCGCAGGAGACCCCGAACGGCTAGTCCGGACGCTCGAGGCGGCCGGGATCCCCCGGCGGCTCGGCATCGTGGCCTCTGTGCAGCACCTCGATCTCGTGGAGCCGCTCTCGGAGGCGCTCACCGCGCGAGGGTACGTGGTCCGTGTGGGGCAGGGAGATCGTCGACTGGCGTACGCCGCCCAGGCGCTCGGGTGCAACTACACGGGCGCCGAGGCCACCGCGGCGGAGGTCGACGCCTTCCTGTTCCTCGGGACCGGCCGGTTCCATCCGATCGGCCTCGCGTTCGCGGTCGACCGACCCGTCTGGTCGCTCGATCCGTTGCAGAACACGATCGAGAGCCCCATCGATCGCGGGGCGCTCGTGCGGCGCCGTCAGCTCTTGGTCGCCTCCGTGCGCAACGTCGACCGCTGGGGCATCCTCGTCTCCACCTTTGCCGGACAGAACCGAACGGCGACCGCCCTCGCGCTCCAGGAGCGCGCGCGTTCGCGCGGGCGCCAGGCCGAGATCCTATCCTTCGCCCGCATCGATCCCCGGGATCTGGAGGGACGCAACGTCGAGGCGTACGTGAACACGGCATGTCCTCGGATTGCGCTCGACGATAGCGCGCTCTACCCGAAGCCCCTGCTCACCCCGCCAGAGTTTCTCATGGCGATTGGCGAACTGCCCCTCGACCCGTACCGGTTCGATACCTACCACTGA
- a CDS encoding NUDIX domain-containing protein — MTTPSGSIQQECVEGYLFSRLPMRVMILRRPPARESIWVPISGKVDAADSDWEATIRRELREETGLETPKRLFALDWHVTFEGPEGGTWRLHAFGVEVDPAWTPRLSEEHDLYAWVTPEEAVERLHYADNRAAVGRLLERVGP; from the coding sequence GTGACGACGCCGAGCGGTTCGATCCAGCAGGAGTGCGTCGAGGGGTACCTCTTTTCCCGTCTGCCCATGCGCGTCATGATCCTGCGGCGTCCGCCCGCGCGCGAATCGATCTGGGTGCCGATCAGCGGCAAGGTCGACGCGGCCGACTCCGATTGGGAAGCGACGATCCGCCGCGAGCTGCGGGAGGAGACGGGGCTCGAGACCCCCAAACGCCTGTTCGCTCTGGATTGGCATGTGACGTTCGAAGGCCCGGAGGGAGGGACGTGGAGGCTCCACGCCTTCGGGGTCGAGGTCGACCCGGCATGGACCCCTCGCTTGAGCGAGGAACACGACCTGTATGCTTGGGTGACCCCGGAAGAGGCCGTGGAGCGCCTGCACTACGCGGACAATCGGGCCGCCGTGGGCCGCCTTCTCGAGCGGGTGGGACCATGA